In Silene latifolia isolate original U9 population chromosome 6, ASM4854445v1, whole genome shotgun sequence, the genomic window aatggccattataacggcgtaaaagggtgtttgaaagtttgaaataacacggaaggacttatgataacataacacataagcactcatagtttcattatattatgcataatggtgacacgggttttggcttaaaagggtgggttacacacctagtgatcaaaccccgattttcgagagggataccaatccaaacacaatgtgtaaggagggtgccctagcctctttctcgaaggtgatgaaagctctttgacgaaatagaaatATGAAACGTCGAAGAGACGAGCTAATTGGTAAAAAAGgtgttaggttatgggcccggacaaggaacccgactatgaccgtaaCATCAATTAatacatttcaaccaagacctcgttcgagtctcaccatataggtatcacaaagacacaagtgtcttagttttccccagcgaagtcgccaatctgtggacataggtcACCTGTGACGCCTTGCCGATCTGTGGGGCGTAGCAGCAGTTTGAACGTGACGCTCGATggtgtaaatttttttttgaccggatcattttagatcggtagGTTTCGCCTCGGCAAGGGTCTCTAAACGATATAGGAGattttcggagtcgccaccaagcatttgtgggatgcttggaacccgttcgaatccactttatacctaggtcaacctaGGCAAGAAGCGGTGtttacataggtactaaagataaggagtcgtccctatttagcattctatctctagaatgactctcgtacgccctggataaggtcgtccgcgatccaaagtttctgagtaagaggtgaaggtacgtattaggaagccctttaatcggacacacaatcccgcccgcggtagcggcctctactgatcgatcttgattggttaaatgcaaaagttgataaaacgggtaaatgcatgaatgcgcatccacaagtttgaacctaacatgtgatctTTCTATATCGGTTtattaatccaagtatcaagtatttgatgtcgagttggatttaatgttgatttgcatgcaagacggaaattaaacatccatttaccgagttaggtttatggtgcataacgagATCCATTTCTCTTAGTAAGGCGctttgcaaatacaatgtaaaagagcatatttataatcatatccATCCTGTATTatggttaaccgaagtcgggatcgtcctagacgagtgctggaaGGAATCAGGGTCTGCATCAGACAGCCTATATAGGCGCAAGCCATCAGGTGATGCAAACAGGCCTGTCCTAGTTTTTAAATTAGAAAATGAGTGGCTTGTTTAGGTTCGGGTTAACAGACGATTTaagggacgtcttctgaccattaaaaAGTTTGTATAATGGTTTGAAAAGCGGGTGTTTGAACCCGTATTAgattgaaaaggtcgtttagaccgctttagtgttgatgtgaagaacgagacttgaataatcatcattgtattgaagatattcgatgtcgggttcgattttgcaagcttgacatgaatagttttgaaaatgattatgaactaattgttttaagttcatttgtttgtgattaatcaaggtttatcatcgtactcgggttaaaattcAACATGGTATGtaaaaccaaggatgattttgtatttatgattaatgcatttgttttgaaagtataaagaaatgaaataaaaaggttttaaaatacctttttaaAATGCATTTAACCAAATATTACCATCGAAACACGGgtttaaaccgtcatggtattaggaaccaagggtgaaaaatgttttatggttaaaagtttatcatgagaatgatttgaaatatttaaagtggtgaaaaccgattacaaataagaaatgaattaAGGAGGAAAATGAGACCAAACACTATTGGATTAAAGCCTGAGAGGGGGGTTTAGACGCGCGCCTGTCTGCTATACAAGCAGCTCCTGTCTCGgctaaaatccggttttggctcatttaacccatatttgaatcatgttatgcatgttttagcatattgtagtcataaaacagatgaaaaacatgatagaagaggatttttacatactcatacttacatgctaggcttgagacgagaaaacGACGAAAGTGTATCCAACTTGCTTGGTCAGAAAATCGGTTCGAAAACTGTTTTAGCAATATGAAAAGAGTGTTATAAGTTTGGtggtggtgtagttggtcgagatggttggtcaagtggtttaatgcacgatgacggtaccaaacaatgtgtaaggcttgtgttttcgatcggtaggtcgaaaacacgtatcggtttgtgacttgagaagtcaaGTCTAGAAtattaagggagaaatgaggtggcggacactcgcgtaatctcaaatggtggcatttgagaggtatttatagagaaaagggtagttgtgtgcgttttgagcgacgtggccgcatgggttgctcgaagaggcgcgagccaattcgcgggtcttcgaggtttCTTGTCACTAAGACGcaattgtaatcatgatttgttttatcctatgttttggatgacatgactTGTACTTCACCATGAAgcattccgggaatacttaacatggaagtctttgaaaaggtttgtttttttgtttttgactaggtttgactcattgttggagaagggatttgaatttttgaatcggGTTTTGgtttggtgtcggttttgactctagttagtgtcattgtgaccttgtcgtcatgcattaaacactccaggtacttttgaaaagttttgaaatgttttattttcgaaatcgttttaagttttatgacgtatagttgtacacaaattTTCGATTAAACACTGTGATTCCTAGGCATGTTATTATCCTataatcattgggtgtttgttgcagacttgacagatactgggtatctacacctttTGACATGAGTCGCAACGTTTGGCGTGGTTCACGACATCTGCCCTCATGGTAGGCCAGAAATATCCCTGTCTTAAGGCTTAGTTGGATAGACTTACCCCCAGTGTGATTCCCACACTCACCGCTGTGTATATCCTGCAACACTGTGTTGGCTTCTTCCTAGTTCAGGCACCTGAGGTAAGGTCCTACCAAAGATCTCCTAAAGAGTACGTTATCTATTAACACAAATCTGGAAGCCTTGATCTTGAAACTCTGTGCTCCTTTCCTATCTTCTGGAAGTTTCCCATCTTTCAACCATTCCACATAAGGTTTTCGCCAATCTGGATCCATCTGTTGGTTTTCATTTGATACCAGGATTCCAGCTCCGTTCACGTGTTGCACAAGAGTTGTTCCCTCTTGTTGATTCTGCTTCAGCTCCTTCTGTATAGCTGGAGTTAGTACCTGGGTAATGGGTATACTAGATAGTTCTACGGGTTTGAAAGTGGCTCTCAGCGTGGCCAGGGCGTCTGCTACCACGTTCCGATCCCTTGGGATCTGAGTGATCTTAAGAGACCGGATTTTCAGCTTCTGCTCTGTGGCCACCTTTAGGTAGGCTATCATTTTTGAGTCACGTGCCACGTATTCATTGTTCACATGGTTCACCACAAGCAACGAGTCAC contains:
- the LOC141588289 gene encoding uncharacterized protein LOC141588289, with amino-acid sequence MARGLKVKNLRVHSDSLLVVNHVNNEYVARDSKMIAYLKVATEQKLKIRSLKITQIPRDRNVVADALATLRATFKPVELSSIPITQVLTPAIQKELKQNQQEGTTLVQHVNGAGILVSNENQQMDPDWRKPYVEWLKDGKLPEDRKGAQSFKIKASRFVLIDNVLFRRSLVGPYLRCLN